From the genome of Halobacteriovorax marinus SJ:
GAAGTATCAAATAACTCTGCAAACTCTTGCGCCTTATGAGCATTTCCCGAAGCCAATATAAATTTCATTAAGATAAAACCTTTTCTTGCTCTTTAAAAACAGATTGAATTGCTTCCGTAGCACACTCTAGGATCGCATTGAGTTCATCTCTTGAAAATGCTTCACCTTCTGCTGTTCCCTGAACTTCAATAAATTTTCCAGATTTAGTCATAACGATATTCATATCTGTTTCACAAGTTGAATCCTCATCATAATTAAGGTCAGCAATAACTTTACCTGCAGAATTTATTCCAACACTAAGTGCCGCTAAAGGCTCCTTTATTGGTGTTTCTTCAATAAGACCAGACTCTAGTAATTTCTCGACTGCCATCTCAAGTGCAACATACGCCCCTGAAATAGATGTTGTACGAGTTCCACCATCAGCAACTAAGACATCACAATCAATTTGGATACTTCTCTCACCTAGCTTTTCAAGATCAATAATGGCCCTTAAGCTTCTTCCAATGAGTCGTTGAATCTCTTGTGTTCTCCCACTGACCTTACTTCTTTCTCTTCTATTTCTAGTATGAGTTGAAGACGGAAGCATAGAGTACTCAGCTGTAATCCAACCTTGTCCTTTATCCTTTAAGAACCTTGGAACACTTTCTTCAACTGTTGCAGTAATATGAACCTTAGTGTTTCCAAATTCTGCAATAACACTTCCTGCTGCATAAGGGTTAATTCCCGCTGTAAATTTAATATCTCTAGGCTGAGATCTTTCGATAATTGACATGTTACTAACCCCTTTATAATGATTACATATTATTTTTACCTAAATAATAGAGAATTGAAAAGAAGGTCATTTTAATATGAATGAAAAGATTGAGCATCACCACTTAGAAATTTGCGAATCAACACAAATCACTTTGAAAGAAATTTTAGCTTCTAAAGATGAAGTAGAAAATATTCTTATAACTAGTGAGAAACAAACTCTAGGAAGAGGAAGAGGAACAAATAAGTGGGAATCAACTCCTAACTCAATTGCTATGAGCTTTAGTTTAAGGCCACATCCCGTCATCACTTTAACTTCCCTTGAACTCGGAGTTTTAATCTGTAGATACTTTCAAGGTGCTCAACTAAAGTTAAAATGGCCTAACGACATACTAAACTCAAAAGGTCTAAAGAGTGCCGGTATTCTGTGTCAAACATATAAAGATCATATCTTAGTTGGACTAGGATTAAACTATGGAACAAGTGACGAAATAAAACCTTCAAAAGAATATAAATTTGGAAGAGGGTATATACACGAAGATAGTTTAACGAAAGAAAAGCTAATTAAAACTTCTAAGGAACTCTATCAATTCATTCTGGATAATCGAACTTCAACTAACGACTTTTCAAAAGAGTGGAGTTCATATTGTATTCATCAAAATAAATCTGTAACGATTATTGATGATCAACGTAGAGATCAGGGACTATTTATTGGAATTGGAAAGAATGGGGAAGCCCTCTTAGAAAAAGAGGGTGCTATTAAAAGCGTCTATACAGGATCACTATATCTTGATTAGTGCTTAAGTGTACTTGTGATATCTT
Proteins encoded in this window:
- a CDS encoding biotin--[acetyl-CoA-carboxylase] ligase, producing MNEKIEHHHLEICESTQITLKEILASKDEVENILITSEKQTLGRGRGTNKWESTPNSIAMSFSLRPHPVITLTSLELGVLICRYFQGAQLKLKWPNDILNSKGLKSAGILCQTYKDHILVGLGLNYGTSDEIKPSKEYKFGRGYIHEDSLTKEKLIKTSKELYQFILDNRTSTNDFSKEWSSYCIHQNKSVTIIDDQRRDQGLFIGIGKNGEALLEKEGAIKSVYTGSLYLD
- the rph gene encoding ribonuclease PH codes for the protein MSIIERSQPRDIKFTAGINPYAAGSVIAEFGNTKVHITATVEESVPRFLKDKGQGWITAEYSMLPSSTHTRNRRERSKVSGRTQEIQRLIGRSLRAIIDLEKLGERSIQIDCDVLVADGGTRTTSISGAYVALEMAVEKLLESGLIEETPIKEPLAALSVGINSAGKVIADLNYDEDSTCETDMNIVMTKSGKFIEVQGTAEGEAFSRDELNAILECATEAIQSVFKEQEKVLS